ccatgtgtcACCATTTGTCCTACCTGACTAGGAACTGGAATTTTAACTGACAGCTATTCTCATTATTGATGTGAACTTGTTCCAAAatgttctggggtttttgtttttattttttgttttgagacaaggtcaggCTGTGTGGCCCAGACTGGCTGGAAGCTCATTTCCTTGTCTGGGTTTGGCCTTACATTTAGAGCAATCATCTACTATATCTACCTCTTTGACACCTGGGATTTCAGGTCAGTACCTTATATCCCTCTCCAACAGATTCTTCTGTTCTTCATCCCAAAGGCTGGCTGATAGGTGGTggtcatgtctttaatcccaactcttgagaggcagagccaggcagatctctgtgaatttgaggccagcctggtctacaaagtgagtccaggacagccaaggctacacagagaaatcctgtcttgaaaaaaccaaaccaaaccaaacccaaaccaaaccaaacaaacaaaaaaccccaccaaaactagaacagccaaggctatctgctacctgaaaaaaaaaaaaatcctgttgtaaaaaaaaagaaagagagagagagagagagagagagagagaggaaagaaagaaagaaaagagaaagagaaagaggaaagaaagagagagaaagaaagaaagaaagaaaggaaggaaggaaggaaggaaggaaggaaggaaggaaggaaggaaggaaggaaggaggttggCTGGCTgaggtggagcatgcctttaatcccaccatttgtgagtttgaggcaggtggatttctgtgatttcgaggccagcaaGTCCAGGAttaccaaggctacacagtgaaaccctgtctcgaaaaacaaacgaatgaacaaaaaccaaccaatcaaccaaaaaaaaaaaaaaaaaaaaaaaagctgcaccTGAGAGTCCCTGCCTCAGCTTTCAGTTCttgaggctaaggcaggaggatgggcGTTCCAGGAAAGCGTACGTTACAGGACTataccctctctcaaaataataaaataaaagaaacaaatgcaaGCATGCAACCACGTGACCCAACAACCCAGCACTGAGGTATATTTATAGATCTAAGCAAAATGGAAGCCACTCTTGCGGTCTGACACAGCAGTATGGTTATTACCAGGAGCCGAGCACTGAGGAAGAAGGACGCGCATCAAAGGTACAGTAGAAGTTCTAGGACCTGggggttctgttgttgttgagaagcCTCACTGTGCAGCCTCgtctgccctggaacttgccatCCTCCTACCTTAGCTCCCTAGTTCGGAGGTGCAGCTACTCCGTGCCCAGCTTAAACTTGAGGGAGGCTCCCTTGTGTCTGCATCAGAACACAAAATCTTGTTAAACCGCCTTCATCCCTGGTTAATAGACTTACCTCCCCTGCCCTGCCTTCATGCCAGAGCCTCGTGTCTTCTAGAAGTCTCTCTGCAAAGTGGCGGGAACTGCCACGTCATCGCGTACTCAAGGAAGACCTTCTTCCGGTTGCTAGTCTGCCCGGTGACTGCCTTCAGCCCTTAGACGCCATTTTTAGACGGCGCTTTAGAAATCCCGATACTGAATCACAGTTTTCGGTGCGACTGCCAGATTGAGGGGATTAGTTTCTTAAAGGACAAGGACATGGTCCTAGGCCTGTGAAACCAgctactggggaggctgaggcaggaggactatgaatgtaaggcTTGCCTGGGCTACGAGTGAGTGTAAGACCAGCTGAGGAAATTTATTGAGGTACTGCctcatactaaataaataaataataaatagtttTAGCTGCCTAGGCTGACGTCAGAGCATTTGCCTTAGCATGCAGGGGCCTGAAAGGGTGTGTTTCTAGCACTGTAGAAAACCGGGGGTGCTGACGCACACCTGAAATCTCAggtagaaggatcagaagtttaaggatCATTTATGGCTATATAGAAAGTTTGGGGCCAGCTTGGACTATACCAGACcttcctaaacaaacaaacaaacaaacaaaacaaacaaacaaatcaaacaaataaagcatTTGGAACAATGAGGTATGTTTCAGTGATAAAGCATTTGCCTAGCAGATGTGAACCCCTACTGAGTTTGATTTCTAAAAGTTAAGTAAGGTAGATCTGGGACAGGTTAGGGTGAGGAATAGGggaaaatgtgatcaaaatatgttgtgtacatatatgaaacttgtaaaaaattaataaaactttttacattttttgagacagtgtttctctgtctgtgtagccttgactgtcctggtcTCCATTTATAGGCCAGGCtcccctcaaactcacagagatccacctgcctctgcctccctaagtgctgggattatggccTGTGCCACTGCGCCAGgcttgaaacattttaaaagattaataaattagCTGGGCAATGGTAGTGCATGATTTTAatcccagtctcaaaaaataaataaataaataaataaataaataaataaatgaatgaacataaagctgggcatggtggggcatacctttaatcctcaggaggcagaggcaggtggatctctgtgagttcaaggccagcctggtctacagatcaagttccaggacagaactACATAAATACATGaagagatcctgtctgaaaaaataataaaggaaagctgggcagtggtggcgcacttgggaggcagaggcaggcagatctctgagtttgaggccacactttggtctacaaagtgagtccaggacagccacacagagaaatcctatctcagaaaaccaataaataaatactaaaagataataaaataaaatgcctaaTTCTCTGGGTCATGGATTAGGTCTGCCTGCCCCTTGccctgatgataatggactaaacctctgaaactgagtAAACTATAAAAgctgccttggtcgtggtgtctttTTACAGCATTAGAACTCTAAAACActtcggtttttgtttgtttgtttggttgtttttttttttttcatttagggtttttttttgtttttgtttttttgagacaggctttctttgtatggccttggctgtcctggactcactttgtagactacaCTGGTcatctgtttgcctctgcttccctgagtgctaggactagaGGCTTGTACCACCGTACTTGGTTTAAAGTggctttattttcacttttttttttttttttttggaggaggaggggttctctgtgtagccctggctgtcctggaacttgctgtgtagaccaggctggcctggaagtaaGAGAGACTagcctttctctccctctatttctctctctctctctctctctctctctctctctgtgtgtgtgtgtgtgatcaaaaccacaatataaattatataatgaaGGCAAGGTCTTTTAACGATACACAGAAAGAGTGAGAGGCAATTAGCCAGAACATATTGCAAAGATGTTCTATGATTACAAACTTTCCTCAAATGAGTTCCCTCATAGCCGGGCAtcgtagcacacacctgtaatcctagcactgtgggaggcagaggcaggtatatctctgtgagtttgaggccagcctggtctacaaagcaagtctaagacagccaaggatacacataaaaaccctgtctccaataaCCAAAACATTACTCTTAGGTTCCTTAATGACatcttttttgtgtgtctgcatgtaaCTTTGTGAACCTGAGTACTGTGCCCTTAAAGGTCAGAGGTGTTAGGTACCCTGGAGCTGATatttcaggcagttgtgagccactggacATGGATGGTGAGAATGGAACAcgggtcctttgtaagagcaggaAGTAACCAAGGAgtggtctctccagcccccaatttaTCTCCTTATTGTTGTATTAAAATgatgtgcatgtatatgtttcTGTATATGTTTTGTGAAAGTTAATGcaggtgcccatggagaccagaggcaTCAGAACCCCTGATGGTGGCTGGTGGTTATGAGcctgactgtatgtgtgtgtgtgctgggtacAGGACTCACatcctctggaaaaacaaaaagtgctcttaaccactgagccatttctccaccccCCCATGACATCTTAGACTTGGCCCAAGAGCaatcaataaaaccagagacactacaGAGTTACTTCAGCATAATTCTTTAAATATTACAACATGTCTTAGTGACCTTTAGGGATATAATTGTCTTAGTCTCAGCAAAAGGTGTTGAGAGAACTTCATAGGCAGGGGATAGGGGGTGAGAATGAGCTAGAAAAGAATGAGTGAAACACTGTGACTAAGTCTCTATAACTTCAGGGTGGCTTCTTTCCTGGGAACATTCTTGTCCTGCAGATCTGCAACAGGAGAGCAACATGTGGGTTAATTTTtaactcattttatttattagtattgTATGTGTAGTGGTTGTGGTTGTGGTGGTGTGTGTTGGGGTACAAGCCTGCGCCATGGTGCATGCATGGAGGTAAAAGTTCAACTTTatggggtcagttctctcctttcacttttaCCTGAGTGGTGGCAATCAAACCCCAGTTTTCTGGTTTTCTGGGCAAattctttaccctctgagccatcacaCTGGCTCCAACATCAGGGTTTCTAATAGTTCCAGTCAACTAATGATGCAGAAGCCCTAGATGCCTTGTACGTTCATTTACTCTGGTTCTTATACAGGAGAGGTGATGTGGGCCACAGATGTACTgaccttaaatattttaaatttatttttactatttttcgTGTATGGGTTTtgcccaggtgtgtgtgtgtgtgtgtgtgtgtgtgtgtgtgtgttgcccgaagaggccagaagaggatgtcaatTCCCTGAGACAGTTGTGAGACACTGTATGGGTGCTGGGCATGGAATCTGTTTCCTCTAAGAGAGCCATCGGTCTTCTTCCTTCGTTAtcttctgagtcagggtctctcactgaacatggagctaATCAATCAACTAGACTGAGTAACTAGTAAACTCCTGAGATGCTGGAAATTCAAACTCAAGTTCCCTTGtttccaactgagccatctcctcaggcaCAGGTTACTGGTAAGGCTAGGGAGGAAGACTACTCTGGCCATCTCAGCTTCAGTAGCTTTTCTGGttcttcttgttttcctttctcattctgCCTACCATTTCTCTGCAtctgcacactttttttttttccatcccatTTCAAGAGGGTTTATAGTAGTGTCAATGATcaatatttttaagaaacaaaaagtgCAGTCAAGGTAGAGGTGAGAATTAATAAATTCAGGGGGTGTGTCATTCTCAGAATACTTCGATACATATTCTtctaagctctctctctctctctctctctgtgtgtgtgtgtgtgtgtgtgtgtgtgtgcgtgcgcgcgcgcgcgcgtgcgcgggTGTATATTCATGTGTATATCCATTCACCAAATGTTGGATATCCTGCTCTATTGACCTCTGTCTTTATTGAAGActgagtctctcactgaatctgaagcACTGTAGTCAGCAAGTGCCAGTGAtcctctgcccccacctccccttcccttcagGGCTGGGGTTAGAGGTAACACATGACTTTTCATACAGGTAGTATTGGGGATCTGAGCTGAGGTCATCATGCTTGCAAACGCTGGAACCCTCTGAGTCATTCTCCCCAGCCCACATATGTTTCTCAAAAGAGCTGATACAATTGCAATAAAACTGTGGGGTACTGGTTTCCAAGAATTGGGCTGGGACTGGAGGAGGAGTGTTCActtgaacagaaaaaaatactgagATCCAAGAAAGATGTGGTGTTGGGTAAAGTCCCAACAGAGGAAGCAGGCAAAGCTGAGGTGTGCGCACACACTGAGATCCTCATTGGTTAGAAAGGGGGTTATGAGCAGGGTGGTagtagtgcatacctttaatctcagcactcgggaggcagaggcaggtggatccctgagtttgaggccaacctggtctacaggctgagttccaggacagtcagagctgttaaacagagaaaccttatctctaaaaacagaaacaaaagaaaccctccctaaaaaagaaagagaaagggaaagaaagaagaaagaaaggaaggaaaggaaggaaggaaggaaggaaggaaggaaggaaggaaggaagaaagaaagaaagaaagaaagaaagaaagaaagaaagaaagaaagaaagatacatATAGAGCCATGGAGATGGTTCCATGGGTAAGGGTGcaagccaccaagcctgataactgGAGTTCAATCCCCTAGGATTCACAGGGTGGAAAAAAAGAACCATCTCCTGTAGATTGTCCTGACCTGTCCTCCACACTCACACTGTAGAGGTGATacaggcatgcatacacatgtgttcGAATGCACACACAAAGTGAAATAATTAACTAACTAATGCTGAAGAGATGACTTAGTAGCTAAAAGTGCATACTGATCTTGTaagggacccaagttcagttcccagcacccacaacaggtggctcacaatggccaataactccagctccaggagattaGGGGATACACTCTTCTGGGCtccatgaacacaaacacacacttaaaaaaataaaataatagtgctttttaaaatgaatgagTAATTTAAAAATGGTGGTCAGAAAAAGCCCCCAAAGAGAGGTGACCACTCAAATGGTTTCTGAAGGACTTTGAGGAATTTGGCCATGCAATGCTATAGTCACAGAGGGGACCTCAAGCTCAGGTCTAGGGCCTCATATGGGAAAGGGCTCAATGGTAAGATCTTGTTACTAGTTGGGGAACTGGAGCTGGTCCATGAGAAAGAGTCTGAGGTGAAGGAATGTTGCTGCTCTGAGGGAGCATAGGAAATGAGAGGCTGGGGCACGTGGAGAGATGCTCAGAATCCTGCTGAGGTATGCTATTGGCTGGTTGCAGCTTCTTTCCTGACTTTTTGCCACTCAATTCATCCTTtcacttcccctccccccccccttttctgcatTCCCAATCTTTACCTCTAATCTTTGGTTTGAAAAACGTTTCAACCACTGTCCTTTTGGTCTTGCTTGGAGCATGGGAATAAGGGAGTCCATCTAGGAAAAGGGACAAGACATCACCATCAACTGAAATACCAACAAAGGGCTGTAGAGACAGCGCAGAGAGTTAAgccacttgctgccaagtctgatgaacTGAGTTTCATTCCTGAGAGCCCCATggtagaaggagggaactgacttttccataagttgtcctctgagctcgaCACACAGCTgtggcatatgcacacacatgcatagtaactaaataaagtagataaatatataataaatgtagAGGCTCCATGGCATTcaatatttttacatataatgtagctttttttttgtttttgtttttgtttttggttcttggagacagggtttctctgtataaccttggctgtcctggacttgatttgtagaccaggctggcctcaaactcacggattacaggtgtgtgccactgcacgcAGCTAGCTtcactttctttatttccttggaATTTCTGAGTGCCTGGTGGCTCTTAATCAAGACTTTGTCCTTGTGAGAGCCATTTAACTGTGTTTGAAGAAGTTTTGAATTTCCATAAATGAGAGGATATATAAAGGCATGCTGCAGTTCCCACCTGGGATTGGCCCCCAGCAGCCAAGAAGTTAAGGATCTCCAAGTATCTATAAAAACCAGGTTGGAAGCCAAGGAATATCTGTTCAGCACTGTTCTCTGCAGGTGACAGTGAGGAGGCAGCTCAGGTTAAGTCTGACACTGCATTTACAGGGAAGGGCAGCATTCACTGAACCCCTCCCTCCTAGACAGTTTCCGAGATCTCGATTGAAAAGCTGTAGTCCTACTGTGTGCCATTGTATGCCCAGATCTTGGTATCCCCAAAGACGAGCAGGAGCCAGACCATGTCTGCAAGAACAAAGAGCCTTTATTTTGGGCCTAAGCTCAGACTCCCCACCATCTAGCACAGTGGATTAGGAGCCCCCTACTCCCACCCCCCAGTAGCTGCAAAGCTGAGTTTTTATTATGGTTTAAGCAAGGAACAGGACTTTCAGTGATGTGATTGGTTCACATTTAGCAGAAGCAAGCTtgtcataaactgattggctggTGCTGATTTAGGGAATGTGGGGGGAAGGAGCTCATGGAATGTGCAAGTAACAAGGTGTGCCCAGGTAACAAAGAGTGCTAACAAAAAAGTGCCCAGGTAACAATATCATTTTTGTTAGCTGAGCAAAAGTTTCTAACTAacttttaatttgattggtcaagtgcttgggGACTTTTCAAGGTGGTTACTAGACTATTGTTTCTGATATTCAGggagattattttctttttgtatctcATTTTCATGGACGATAGTTTCATGTTCTGAGAATTAGAAACAGGGTCTATCTAAGCAACTGTGGGAacattaccaggaaacagaaactcaggcctatAGTGTcttatgaagcctgtcatggcagCACAGCTGCTGTAGCACAGCTGCTTGGGCCCTTCACCAGATTGTTTAGGGTTTTGGAGATGAGTATGTGCTGCTGTGTTTGTGGAAACCAGATGTCAACATTaggctcttttgtttgtttttgttttgagacagggtttctctgtatagccctggttgtcctggaacttgatctgtaaacaaggctggcctcaaactcacagagatctgccttcctcacctcccgagttctgggattaaaggtataagCCAACATCaggcttttttttcctccattgttctctgccttattttttagagacagaattgatcactgaacctggagctcaccaatttggctagactgactggccagggAAAAGGGTCTCTGAAGGTATCAGGTAGAGAAGAGAACCATGAAGGGATGAGAATGAAAACGTTTCAGATTGACTTCATCAACCTTATAAAGAGTCTTATCAAAACTTATAAAGAGTGTGATATCACACAGTTCATTCCTagtatatttttaaaggtttatttatttatttattttacatatatgcatgttctatctgcatgtatacctgagTGGCAGAAGAGGGATTCAGATCCCAGttatagagggttgtgagccactgtgtggttgctgggaattaaactcaggacctctggaagatcagacagtgttaaccactgagccatctctccagccccacattacCAACGTATTTAAACCCAGTAATTTTAGGGGGAAAGTCTCCCCATACAGTACAATTCTCAGTCCACAAGGAAGCATAATGACATGGAAACTCAACTTCAGATACAAGTCATTTCTTCCAAGAAGGTGGGTTCTACAAATAGGCTACCTGTAAAGGCTCTGGCCTAGTCTAGGTCATACAGATAGCATAGAGGTCATGTGTGCTATTAGCCACCTCTGATCCTAGTTGTGGGAGTTTAGGGAACCCCTGGCTATAAGGCTTATTTAGATTACTAGCCATCTCCCATCCTGGTTGTAGGAGCTTGATAAGGCCTAAACCAACAGATAACACAGATAGCCAGCATATTAATTACTTCCAGTTCTCAGCTTTCTGGATGGGAGAACAGgtgttggtttgcttgttttttttaacatcttGCCCATTGGAAAAACAGTCTTGTGtgcttaacattttttatttctctggaGAGCTGTGGGCACAAGGGCCTTCGTGCCATGCTCCCAACAGCCAGCAAGCTCAGGAccacctgtctccatctccctagcactgagattacaaacTCATATTGCCTTGATGATCTCTATTATGTAGGTTCTGAACTTAATtcttcatgcttgtacagcaaacACTGTATTGACTGAGCTatctgagctatctttccagggCTAGCTtagtttgttgttattattattactactacatatttatttatttatttatttatcgtgtgtgtgtgtgtgtgtgtgtgtgtgtgtgtgtgtgtgtgtatgtgttgcagATATAtagatcagaggacagcctgtgaaagtcagttctctccttccattgttttttggtggtggtggtggtgttggtggtgggtttttttgtttgtttggtttggtttttgggggttttttttgagacaggctttccctatgtagccttggctgtcttggactcactttgtagaccagactggcctcaaactctcagagatccacctgcctctgcctccctgagtgctgggattaatagtgtgtgccaccatgcccaagtcttctccttccattttatAGGTCCTGGGGATAGAACTTGGTGGCCAGGCTGGGCAGCAagtatctttacccactgagctatgttGCTGGATCTGTTTTTCCTTGGGGATGGCAGTGTTGGGTGACAAGCTCCTGACTCTCCTGTCTCTGTATCCCAAGTATGAGAGTACGAGCATGCACAACCACACCCAAGTGAAATGAGGCTATAATTTTAGCTGTGGAGAAATTAAAATCTTGACAGATTTGAATCATTTTCTAGGTAGAAGAACTAGGAAGTGACAGAGTGAGGGGTGGAGCCCACATCTATCGTGAATGGTGGAGGATGCTGGAGATGAAGGGGGGTGGTGATTACTCACCAATGGCCTTCCACAGGTCTAGGATCTCAAGAGCTGAGTCCCTCTTCCTGCCCTGGTCTGCCTTTGAGGAAAGGTGAAGGACTAGGGAAGGGATGGGAGACAGCAGGAGAGCTGTTAAATAGAATGACATCACacaggatccaggaagtcctccCAGCATTTGACAGAATACCTCCAAAAAGTGCTGTAGGACAGGATGCACACTGACCATAGTGTGGTCTAGGGCTGTATCACACCTATGTCTGGGTACAAATCTCAAGTTTTCAGTTCTTTCTGTCATGTTGTCATGGCAACATGGGCTTTTCTTACTTCCTTTTttacattcatttgttcattaattttatgtgtttgtgtgtaagagagagtggAGAGGGGGAGAGTTAATCCCCCATTGGGCAAGAATAAAACCACTACAactttgagccaaatttgaagcaagctttaattaaatactggCAGGATGATGGATTCTTCTAGCAAGGTCCATTTCTGGGTCCCCATTTTGCAGAATCACATTTTGCAGAGGCTTTAAAAGGCAACCCCATAAGGCCACTGTATTTCCCATCAGGTCCAATCAGGGGGAAGCATTAATCCTAACATATTTCCTACTTCCCACTTATATGTGCTCTAGTGCGCTCATGCAATTGGGTCAAACCAACTTGCTTACGGGAGTGAAAACCTGTGGCTTTTTATCTCCCACAAACAATAACCTCCAGCATTTCAGGAAGTATCGGTACTTGGGCAGGGGGGCTTACAAGTCAGAGGCATTTTTGTTCCATGGATCTCTTAGGCacagtaattaaaattaaaaagttaacttCAGCTCtcacaagagacagagagatgttGGGGGcaacacacatgccatggcacgTTTATGACAGTCAGAGGACACTTTATGGGAGTCAGTTTAGGCTCCTTCTGGGGACTAAACACTGTTCCTTAGGCTTGCCAAGCaccacttttacccactgagccatcttgctggcctccaGCCTGAGGATTCATAGACTTCTGACTGAAGCCTGTGAGGAACAAAGATCCTCATTTCATAATAAAAGTACTGGAGACTTAGGATAGGAAAATTCAAGCATCAGCATTGACTGAATAGGTGCAGAGAACAGTTTATAAACTCTAACACATGACCTCTGCCCGCTTCCTTTaaattttgagacagattctcactgtgtagttctgacCGGcatgaaacttactatgtagactagactgtccttgaactcatagagaaccatcagcctgcctctgcctcctgagtgctgggattaaaggtgtgcccccaCCACACCTGACCCAATTTTATTTCTAACAAATTGAGCCTAGCCTCTGGCATATTTGGGAGCATGGTGCATGCCAGATTTAGTGGGAACTGAGCAGTGTGTGGCTAAGTTCACGGGCTCCTAAAAAAATTCATTCAGGGAAGTGGAGGAGCAGGgatggaagaaaataaagaggaaagcaTGGTGTCTAAAATCATAGCATGGTACCCATTGTGGGCAGAAAGTATGGTATTCAGTGCAGCTGGTGTTGCTTAATTCATTTGTTAGAAATTACATTTGTTtgggcatttatttattatgtatgtgtttatgtgtgtaggtgAAACCCATGACACTTCACCCCTGTGGAGAACAGAAAACATCCTATAGGaactgtttccttctttctgccACGTGGATACTGAGGGCtagaactcaagtcatcaggcttggaggcaaatacctttatccactgagccatcttgtcgaccttttcccttctccctttatgtAGGTTTTAGGATCAAATTCGGGTCATCAGTTTGCACCACCAGGCTACAAGtgactttactcactgagccacctttttttttttttttttttttttgagactgcccaggctggcctcaattccTTAAGTAGCtcatgatgaccttgaactcctgatccacctgcctctccgtctcaagtgctgagattacaggtctaTAAGATACCATATATGGTTTAAATCTGAACCATCTCCCATAGGTTTATGTTTTGAACACTTGTCCATTCCCTTAGAATTTCTAGCAGGTGGAGTCTAACTCAAAGAAATAGGTCTCTAGGGGTGGGCCTTTGAAGGCTGTAGGTCTGACCTATACTTATGGCTACACAGTGATACCTGGCTTCTTCCATACCCTCCCACCTACATGATGCATGCTAGCCCACCAGGTCTTGCCTACCATGATGGAGCAAAACCCTCTGAAACAGTGAGCCAAGACAAGTCTTTCTACCCTTATCTGTCCAGTtattttggtcacagtgatgCAAAAACAACTAATCCAGTGTCTTTTCTGGGTCACAAAGCCATTGGCATCAGATAGACATGAGTGAGCGATGATCATGGACAAAAAGCACTTACCAGGACCCAGAAGGTAACCAGCACTATTGAGGGTCCAGCCTCCTCGTCCCTGGAAGAGATAAAGAAATGAGGACTCAGGAAAGTGGCAAGATCATGGCAATTCAGGGTGATGTAGGTCACCATGCCTCCTTGATACTAGCCAGTGACATAGCTTTGTTTAGTACCTATTTCCGCCCCATGCAATTAGGACTTCCTATAATCCAGCAAGTGGAAGACCtgagcaagatggctcaatgagtTAAGGGTGCTTTGAGACTAAGTATGACCTTGATCCcctggtggaagaagagaaatgacTCTTGTAGGTTATCTTATGATTTCCACACTCTCActgtataatacacacacacacacacacacacacacacacacattcacacacacatgcacacaacagacAGACTCTGAGAAacacaatatttaaaatatgacagTTTGGAATAGAAGGAAAGTTTTGAAAGGCCTTGCTTCAGGAAGAGAATGAAAGCTGTAGGTGTGGAGGGAGGCACATGGAAAGTTGACTGTAACAGACCCTAGTAACAACCCTCCCCTCAGactttagcacaactgactcTGTGATGGCCTGAGTAGTATTCAGGccataaaactcagcatgtagacagtACCACCTGCCAAAACTAAGACAAAGACTTAATCCATCAAAGTCTATAGTTCTGAGAAAGTCTCTAAGT
This is a stretch of genomic DNA from Meriones unguiculatus strain TT.TT164.6M chromosome 1, Bangor_MerUng_6.1, whole genome shotgun sequence. It encodes these proteins:
- the Galp gene encoding galanin-like peptide, whose protein sequence is MAYSRHLVLLLTVLLSLAETPESAPVHRGRGGWTLNSAGYLLGPVLHLSSKADQGRKRDSALEILDLWKAIDGLPYSHAPSKTKRTVVETFFKPKIRDLQDKNVPRKEATLKL